In a genomic window of Amycolatopsis japonica:
- a CDS encoding fatty acyl-AMP ligase, with amino-acid sequence MSRFVDTLVATAAGRGQQRGMVTGEPKEPVRRTWAEIHEQAKRVAGGLVAAGLEPGKAVAVLAAAPSLIAPTVQAVWLAGGSVTMLHQPTQRTDLAEWAEDTVRVLRMIGSGLVLLGEPFDQLGPVLTEHGIAFQVITELLEAEPLAEPVPTAESDTALLQLTSGSTADPKAVQITYGNLYSNVKAMVDRAEFDFDVDVMVSWLPTFHDMGMVGFLTVPMTFGVELVKITPLEFLSGPLIWPRLISKYNGTTTAAPNFAYAIVGRRMARVEDDNEYDLSKLRIALNGAEPIDETAVQTFVDAGARFKMPAECVFPAYGMAEATLAVSFAPLFTGLTLDVVEADALETDNRAVPVPEGDSRRGTDEVRSFAVLGPPLDGLEAEIVDDKGTVLGEREVGEIRLRGEAVTPGYLTMEGPLATQDEDGWLLTGDLGYLVDGMIVICGRRKDVIIMGGRNLYPTDIERAATSVEGVRAGNAVAVRLDAGSRRERFAVVVESKLAGDPETEKALAKEVAAKVRGAVDMRPFAVVVLPAGSLPKTPSGKVKRAATAVQFADKIAKNAATS; translated from the coding sequence ATGAGTCGGTTCGTGGACACGCTCGTCGCCACCGCGGCGGGGCGAGGTCAGCAGCGGGGAATGGTCACCGGGGAGCCCAAGGAGCCGGTTCGGCGGACCTGGGCCGAGATCCACGAGCAGGCCAAGCGGGTCGCCGGGGGTCTGGTGGCGGCCGGGCTGGAGCCCGGTAAAGCGGTCGCGGTCCTGGCGGCGGCGCCGTCGCTGATCGCGCCGACGGTTCAGGCGGTTTGGCTCGCCGGAGGCAGCGTGACGATGCTGCACCAGCCGACGCAGCGCACCGACCTCGCGGAATGGGCCGAGGACACCGTTCGCGTGCTGCGGATGATCGGTTCCGGCCTGGTTCTGCTCGGCGAGCCGTTCGACCAGCTGGGGCCGGTGCTCACCGAGCACGGCATTGCCTTCCAGGTCATCACCGAGCTGCTCGAAGCGGAACCGTTGGCGGAGCCCGTACCGACGGCCGAATCGGACACGGCGCTCCTGCAGCTGACCAGCGGGTCCACGGCCGACCCGAAGGCCGTTCAGATCACCTACGGAAACCTGTATTCGAACGTCAAGGCGATGGTCGATCGGGCCGAGTTCGATTTCGACGTCGACGTGATGGTCTCGTGGCTGCCCACCTTCCACGACATGGGGATGGTCGGCTTCCTGACGGTCCCGATGACGTTCGGAGTCGAGCTCGTCAAGATCACGCCGCTCGAGTTCCTGTCGGGACCGTTGATCTGGCCTCGGCTGATCAGCAAGTACAACGGCACGACTACGGCCGCGCCGAACTTCGCGTACGCGATCGTGGGCAGGCGGATGGCCCGCGTCGAGGATGACAACGAGTACGACCTCTCGAAGCTTCGGATCGCGTTGAACGGCGCCGAGCCGATCGACGAAACGGCCGTGCAGACGTTCGTCGATGCCGGGGCGCGCTTCAAAATGCCCGCCGAATGCGTCTTCCCGGCGTACGGCATGGCGGAGGCGACTCTCGCGGTTTCGTTCGCGCCGTTGTTCACCGGCTTGACTCTGGACGTCGTCGAAGCCGATGCGCTCGAGACGGACAACCGCGCGGTGCCGGTCCCCGAGGGCGACTCGCGCCGTGGGACCGACGAGGTCCGGTCGTTCGCCGTGCTCGGGCCGCCCCTCGACGGGCTCGAGGCCGAGATCGTCGACGACAAGGGAACCGTGCTCGGGGAACGCGAGGTCGGGGAGATCCGACTGCGCGGCGAGGCCGTGACGCCGGGGTACCTGACCATGGAAGGTCCGCTCGCGACACAGGACGAGGACGGCTGGCTGCTCACCGGCGACCTCGGTTACCTGGTCGACGGCATGATCGTGATCTGCGGCCGTCGCAAGGACGTCATCATCATGGGCGGCCGGAACCTGTATCCGACCGACATCGAACGGGCGGCGACTTCGGTCGAAGGGGTGCGCGCGGGGAACGCCGTGGCCGTGCGGCTCGATGCCGGCAGCCGACGGGAGCGGTTCGCCGTCGTCGTCGAATCGAAACTCGCCGGGGACCCGGAGACGGAGAAGGCGCTGGCGAAGGAGGTCGCGGCCAAGGTGCGCGGCGCCGTCGACATGCGGCCCTTCGCCGTTGTGGTGCTCCCTGCGGGGAGCTTGCCGAAGACGCCTTCGGGCAAGGTGAAGCGGGCCGCGACCGCCGTCCAGTTCGCGGACAAGATCGCCAAGAACGCGGCGACCAGCTGA
- a CDS encoding DivIVA domain-containing protein: MPVTAFEARTRQFDRAPIGARGYHEPAVDAFLERVAATLDGDDDLSVSDVHNVAFAKAPLSKRGYDPAAVDAFLRDVEGTLAGLSQSSGYYIAPALEHTHNRKPLWRRR; encoded by the coding sequence GTGCCCGTCACCGCGTTCGAGGCCAGAACCCGGCAGTTCGACAGGGCGCCGATCGGTGCGCGTGGCTACCACGAACCCGCGGTCGACGCCTTCCTCGAGCGGGTCGCGGCGACTCTCGACGGCGACGACGACCTGTCGGTTTCGGACGTCCACAACGTGGCGTTCGCCAAAGCGCCGCTCTCGAAACGAGGCTACGACCCGGCAGCCGTCGACGCGTTCCTGCGAGACGTCGAGGGGACGCTGGCCGGGTTGTCCCAGTCCTCCGGCTACTACATAGCGCCTGCCCTGGAGCACACCCATAACCGCAAGCCCCTGTGGCGACGTCGCTGA
- a CDS encoding DivIVA domain-containing protein: MSFTAEDITGATFPNAPIGRRGYAKHEVDAFLERIADTISDRDDLTAAEVHHVMFSRPLIGKRGYDEREVDDFLDKVEGQLAHRTGQHALHVPGAREEDEATAERAVPDRGPIETLRER, translated from the coding sequence ATGTCGTTTACGGCCGAAGACATCACCGGCGCCACTTTCCCCAACGCCCCGATCGGGCGGCGCGGATACGCCAAACACGAGGTCGACGCGTTCCTGGAACGGATCGCCGACACGATCTCGGACCGGGACGACCTGACGGCCGCCGAGGTCCACCACGTCATGTTCTCGCGTCCGTTGATCGGGAAGCGCGGCTACGACGAACGCGAAGTCGACGATTTCCTCGACAAGGTCGAGGGGCAACTCGCCCACCGGACCGGCCAGCACGCACTCCACGTGCCCGGCGCCCGCGAAGAGGACGAAGCCACCGCCGAACGCGCCGTTCCGGACCGCGGTCCCATCGAGACCCTCCGGGAGCGCTAG
- the pth gene encoding aminoacyl-tRNA hydrolase: protein MTEAVLPGAGEQILLAGLGNPGPQYAGNRHNVGFMVLDELAGRVGGKFKAHKSGAEILEGRLAGQRVVLAKPRSYMNLSGGPVVGAARFYKIPPAGVVVVHDELDVDFGALKMKLGGGDNGHNGLRSITKSLGTKDYYRVRFGVGRPPGRQDPADFVLKDFSTVERKELAFEIDRCADAVEALISTGLAAAQNTFHAG, encoded by the coding sequence GTGACCGAAGCAGTACTTCCCGGGGCCGGCGAGCAGATCCTGCTCGCCGGCCTCGGCAATCCCGGCCCCCAATACGCGGGCAACAGGCACAACGTCGGCTTCATGGTGCTCGACGAACTGGCCGGCCGCGTCGGCGGCAAGTTCAAAGCGCACAAGAGCGGCGCCGAAATCCTCGAAGGCAGGCTGGCCGGCCAGCGAGTGGTTCTGGCCAAGCCGCGTTCGTACATGAACCTCTCGGGCGGCCCGGTCGTGGGCGCGGCCCGGTTCTACAAGATCCCCCCGGCCGGTGTCGTGGTCGTCCACGACGAGCTGGACGTCGACTTCGGCGCGCTCAAGATGAAGCTGGGCGGCGGCGACAACGGACACAACGGTCTCCGCTCGATCACCAAATCCCTGGGCACGAAGGATTACTACCGTGTCCGTTTCGGCGTCGGCAGGCCTCCGGGGCGGCAGGATCCGGCCGATTTCGTGCTGAAAGACTTCTCGACGGTCGAACGCAAAGAGCTCGCTTTCGAGATCGATCGTTGCGCCGACGCCGTTGAAGCGCTTATCAGCACCGGTCTCGCGGCGGCCCAGAACACCTTCCACGCTGGGTGA
- a CDS encoding 50S ribosomal protein L25/general stress protein Ctc, whose product MSEVTLSVEPRTEFGKGAARRTRRAGKIPAVLYGHGSEPRHYALPALEFARVVRENGSNAVITLELEGKSELALTKTIVVHPLKNYIEHVDLLVVIRGEKVTVDIPVVVTGTPGPGTLVTTDLDAIQIEVEALHIPEQVEVSVEGVAAGTQINASDVILPKGASLVTDPEALVVAVNEAPSESALEGEEAEAAETPAEDAE is encoded by the coding sequence GTGTCCGAGGTAACCCTGTCCGTCGAGCCCCGCACCGAATTCGGCAAGGGTGCCGCGCGTCGCACGCGTCGCGCCGGCAAGATCCCCGCGGTGCTGTACGGGCACGGCTCGGAGCCGCGCCACTACGCCCTTCCCGCCCTCGAGTTCGCCCGCGTCGTGCGTGAGAACGGCAGCAACGCCGTCATCACCCTCGAGCTCGAGGGCAAGAGCGAGCTGGCGCTGACGAAGACCATCGTCGTCCACCCGCTGAAGAACTACATCGAGCACGTCGACCTGCTGGTCGTCATCCGCGGCGAGAAGGTCACCGTCGACATCCCCGTCGTCGTCACCGGCACCCCCGGCCCGGGCACCCTGGTCACCACCGACCTCGACGCCATCCAGATCGAGGTCGAGGCGCTGCACATCCCCGAGCAGGTCGAGGTCTCGGTCGAGGGCGTCGCTGCCGGCACCCAGATCAACGCATCGGACGTCATCCTGCCGAAGGGTGCCTCGCTGGTCACCGACCCCGAGGCGCTGGTCGTCGCCGTGAACGAGGCGCCGTCCGAGTCCGCGCTCGAGGGCGAAGAGGCCGAGGCTGCGGAGACCCCCGCCGAGGACGCCGAATAA
- a CDS encoding NAD(P)-dependent oxidoreductase, whose protein sequence is MAKLVVFGGTGYAGGKITAEARGRGHEVLAVSRNAEGEGTKAGSLYDEAFLADVAKGADVLVIAVHGQSGLLDAVPSIAQAAKDNGARIGVVGGAGSLKVAEGGPRLIDTPEFPDEYKGEAGAHAEVLEAFRKLPEDVDWFYVSPAAEFGAWAEGERTGEFRLGGDVLLTDENGGSKISGADYAIAFVDEIDKPERRRQRFCVAY, encoded by the coding sequence ATGGCGAAGTTGGTTGTGTTCGGAGGAACCGGGTACGCGGGCGGAAAGATCACCGCGGAGGCACGCGGCCGCGGCCACGAGGTCCTGGCGGTGTCGAGGAACGCCGAGGGTGAGGGGACCAAGGCGGGCTCGCTCTACGACGAGGCCTTCCTGGCCGACGTCGCCAAGGGCGCGGACGTCCTGGTCATCGCGGTTCACGGGCAGAGCGGTCTGCTCGACGCGGTGCCCTCGATCGCCCAGGCCGCGAAGGACAACGGAGCGCGGATCGGCGTCGTTGGCGGGGCCGGCAGCTTGAAGGTGGCCGAAGGCGGGCCGCGCCTGATCGACACCCCCGAGTTCCCGGACGAGTACAAGGGCGAGGCCGGTGCGCACGCCGAGGTGCTGGAGGCGTTCCGGAAGCTTCCCGAGGACGTCGACTGGTTCTACGTCAGCCCGGCCGCGGAGTTCGGCGCGTGGGCCGAGGGCGAGCGGACCGGCGAGTTCCGGCTCGGCGGCGACGTGCTCCTGACCGACGAGAACGGTGGATCGAAGATCAGCGGCGCAGACTACGCGATCGCGTTCGTCGACGAGATCGACAAGCCGGAGCGCCGCCGCCAGCGTTTCTGCGTCGCTTACTGA
- a CDS encoding TIGR03621 family F420-dependent LLM class oxidoreductase, whose protein sequence is MGKFKFGVNLWGAESRENWVAKCRRVEALGYDVISVPDHLGPGRNSPFPAPTMAAAVTQRPRVGTLVSNVPFYNFALFARDVVTTVKMTGDRLDLGLGSGHMKSEFDDAGLPWIPAKERIEYLTKGLDHLREHFAAEGITPPPLLLAGNSDGVLSLAAREADIAGFAGLRQAPGKPPGTFRLDDAERMDERIAFFRSHANGRDPELNVLVQRVVVTDDRRAAAESWREELKDQDSLDVDAVLETPQLLFGTTDEMVRQLQERRERYGFSYITVFEPMLETFAPVVKELSGQ, encoded by the coding sequence ATGGGGAAATTCAAGTTCGGCGTGAACCTGTGGGGCGCCGAGAGCCGCGAGAACTGGGTCGCGAAGTGCCGCCGCGTCGAGGCCCTCGGATACGACGTCATCTCCGTGCCGGATCACCTAGGCCCAGGACGGAACTCGCCTTTCCCGGCGCCGACCATGGCCGCCGCCGTGACTCAACGGCCCCGCGTCGGCACTCTCGTCTCCAACGTGCCCTTCTACAACTTCGCGCTCTTCGCGCGCGACGTCGTCACGACGGTGAAGATGACCGGCGATCGGCTGGACCTGGGTCTCGGCTCCGGTCACATGAAATCGGAATTCGACGATGCAGGCCTGCCGTGGATCCCGGCCAAGGAACGTATCGAGTACCTCACCAAGGGCCTTGACCACCTGCGTGAACACTTCGCCGCCGAAGGGATCACGCCCCCTCCGCTGCTCCTCGCGGGCAACAGCGACGGCGTGCTCTCCCTCGCCGCCCGCGAAGCCGACATCGCCGGCTTCGCGGGCCTTCGCCAAGCACCGGGAAAGCCGCCGGGAACCTTCCGGCTCGACGACGCCGAACGCATGGACGAGCGCATCGCCTTCTTCCGCTCACACGCGAACGGCCGGGATCCCGAACTGAACGTGCTCGTCCAGCGGGTCGTGGTCACGGACGACCGGCGCGCGGCCGCCGAGTCCTGGCGCGAAGAGCTGAAGGACCAGGACAGCCTCGACGTCGACGCGGTGCTCGAAACTCCCCAATTGCTGTTCGGGACCACCGACGAGATGGTCCGGCAGCTCCAAGAGCGTCGCGAGCGGTACGGCTTTTCCTACATCACGGTGTTCGAGCCGATGCTGGAAACGTTCGCGCCGGTCGTCAAGGAACTGTCCGGTCAGTAA
- a CDS encoding ribose-phosphate diphosphokinase — protein MSSKSGTPKKNLMLFSGRAHPELAEEVAKHLNVSVVPQTAHNFANGEIFVRFNESVRGTDAFVIQSHPAPINEWVMEQLIMVDALKRASAKRITVIMPFYPYARQDKKHKGREPISARLIADLFKTAGADRIMTVDLHTAQIQGFFDGPVDHLLAQNVLAAHINKTYQDENITVVSPDSGRVRLAEKWAAQLGDRPIAFIHKTRDPDKPNQAVANRVVGKVRGQLCVLIDDMIDTGGTIVKATEALLDEGAADVVIASTHGILSDPATERLSNCKAREVIVTNTLPIPEEKRFPGLTVLSIAPLLAQAIQQVFEDGSVTSLFDGNA, from the coding sequence ATGAGCTCGAAGTCCGGAACACCGAAGAAGAACCTGATGCTGTTCTCCGGGCGCGCGCACCCGGAGCTCGCGGAAGAGGTGGCCAAGCACCTCAACGTGTCGGTCGTCCCGCAGACCGCGCACAATTTCGCCAACGGGGAGATCTTCGTCCGGTTCAACGAATCGGTGCGCGGGACCGACGCGTTCGTGATCCAGAGCCACCCGGCGCCCATCAACGAATGGGTGATGGAGCAGCTGATCATGGTGGACGCCCTCAAGCGCGCGAGCGCCAAGCGGATCACCGTGATCATGCCGTTCTACCCGTACGCGCGGCAGGACAAGAAGCACAAGGGCCGCGAGCCGATCTCCGCGCGCCTGATCGCGGACCTGTTCAAGACCGCCGGCGCCGACCGGATCATGACGGTCGACCTGCACACCGCGCAGATCCAGGGCTTCTTCGACGGTCCCGTCGACCACCTGCTCGCGCAGAACGTGCTGGCCGCGCACATCAACAAGACCTACCAGGACGAGAACATCACCGTCGTCTCGCCGGACTCGGGCCGGGTGCGGCTCGCCGAGAAGTGGGCGGCGCAGCTGGGTGACCGGCCGATCGCCTTCATCCACAAGACCCGCGACCCGGACAAGCCGAACCAGGCCGTCGCCAACCGCGTCGTCGGCAAGGTCCGCGGTCAGCTGTGCGTGCTGATCGACGACATGATCGACACCGGTGGCACGATCGTGAAGGCCACCGAGGCCCTGCTCGACGAAGGCGCGGCCGACGTCGTCATCGCCTCGACCCACGGCATCCTGTCCGACCCCGCCACCGAGCGGCTGTCGAACTGCAAGGCGCGCGAGGTGATCGTCACCAACACGCTGCCGATCCCGGAGGAGAAGCGGTTCCCCGGGCTGACCGTGCTGTCCATCGCGCCGCTGCTGGCGCAGGCGATCCAGCAGGTCTTCGAGGACGGGTCGGTCACGTCCCTCTTCGACGGCAACGCCTGA